In Fundulus heteroclitus isolate FHET01 chromosome 17, MU-UCD_Fhet_4.1, whole genome shotgun sequence, the following are encoded in one genomic region:
- the gramd4a gene encoding GRAM domain-containing protein 4 isoform X1 — protein sequence MKLCYDLRAGVAVRHVKVKPRCAVLTMLKRLDKIRFRGPRTRDDFPDLGESPPPSDNECNDEVQPKPRAAPRDTEDAPRDPAGSGSPTMAAVVQDFQRSESERLSEVKGHLEIALLEKHFLQEELRKLREETNVDSLRQELERERSKRLDLEQKMNEVLRTRLEDSPPQPPRKQQSPSNNGTAEKQQKEVWSSRLQKWLHERFGVYIEDFRFQPEESTVETEEPLSAKRLTENMRRLKRGARPVTNFLRNLSALSNWHSVYTSAIAFIIYMNAAWHGWAIPMFLFLAILRLSLNYLIARGWRIQWSIVPEVSEPMDPPKEDLTVSEKFQLVLDVAQKAQNIFGKMADVLEKIKNLFMWVQPDSTRKLYICLWVAFITSCVLPYKLMGFMMGVYAGIKFFIIDFLFKSCPKLRDKYDTPYIVWNSLPTDPQLKERTNATVSRRLSCIEKVQPVVSRSSLATIPSGMSREDDAGRSHSTKKGPFHEIFNLPESERPLAVCENGWRCCLINRDRKMPTDYIRNGMLYVTENYLCFESSSSKSSASKKNKVIKLEDITDVQKYKVLSVLPGSGMGISIATPSTQKPLVFGAMIHRDEAFETIYTQYMKILTTSKPPASAEN from the exons GGTTGCCGTCCGCCATGTTAAGGTAAAGCCCAGGTGCGCGGTGTTGACCATGCTAAAGCGCCTGGACAAGATCCGCTTCCGAGGCCCCAGGACGAGAGACGACTTCCCGGATCTCGGCGAGTCGCCGCCGCCGTCCGACAACGAATGTAACGACGAGGTGCAGCCGAAGCCCCGGGCGGCCCCGCGAGACACCGAGGACGCCCCGCGGGACCCT gctGGTTCGGGGTCTCCCACGATGGCAGCCGTCGTTCAGGATTTCCAGAGGTCGGAGTCAGAGCGCCTCAGCGAAGTCAAAGGTCACTTGGAAATCGCCTTATTGGAAAAACATTTCCTAC aggAGGAGCTGAGAAAGTTACGAGAAGAGACCAATGTGGACTCCCTGCGGCAGGAGCTGGAAAGAGAGCGGAGTAAAAGGCTGGATCTGGAGCAGAAGATGAACGAGGTCCTCAGAACGAG ATTGGAGGACTCTCCACCACAGCCTCCCCGGAAACAGCAGTCACCCTCCAACAACGGCACAG CAGAGAAACAGCAGAAAGAGGTGTGGAGTTCACGGCTGCAGAAGTGGCTCCACGAGCGCTTCGGGGTTTACATCGAGGACTTCCGCTTCCAGCCAGAGGAGAGCACTGTGGAGACAGAGGAGCCGCTAAGTGCTAAACG GTTGACAGAAAACATGAGGCGTCTCA AACGAGGAGCCAGACCTGTCACTAACTTCTTAAGGAACCTCTCCGCCTTATCCAACTGGCACTCTGTCTACACCTCAGCTATTGCCTTCATT ATTTACATGAATGCTGCTTGGCACGGCTGGGCCATACCCATGTTCCTCTTCCTGGCCATCCTTCGCTTGTCTTTAAATTACCTCATTGccag AGGGTGGAGGATCCAGTGGAGCATTGTGCCTGAAGTTTCAGAACCGATG GACCCCCCAAAGGAAGACTTGACTGTATCTGAGAAGTTTCAGCTCGTGCTCGATGTTGCACAAAAGGCTCAG AACATTTTTGGTAAAATGGCAGATGTTCTGGAGAAGATAAAGAA TCTGTTTATGTGGGTGCAGCCTGACAGCACCCGGAAACTTTACATCTGCCTGTGGGTTGCTTTCATCACCTCCTGCGTCCTGCCGTACAAGCTGATGGGTTTCATGATGG GCGTGTACGCCGGCATCAAGTTCTTCATCATAGACTTCCTGTTTAAGAGCTGTCCCAAGCTTCGGGACAAGTATGACACGCCCTACATAGTGTGGAACAGCCTCCCCACGGACCCTCAGCTCAAAGAGAGGACCAACGCCACTGTGTCCCGGCGG ctCTCCTGCATTGAGAAG GTTCAGCCCGTGGTTTCTCGGAGCAGCCTAGCCACCATCCCCAGCGGCATGAGCAGAGAGGACGACGCAGGCCGCTCTCACAGCACCAAGAAGGGACCCTTCCATGAGATCTTCAACCTGCCAGAATCAGAGCGCCCTCTGGCGG TGTGCGAGAACGGCTGGAGGTGCTGTCTGATAAACAGAGATCGGAAGATGCCCACGGACTACATCAGGAACGGAATGCTTTACGTCACAGAGAA TTATCTTTGCTTCGAGAGCTCCAGCTCCAAATCCAGCGCCTCCAAGAAGAATAAAGTGATTAAACTGGAGGACATCACAGACGTACAGAAG TACAAAGTGCTGTCGGTCCTGCCGGGAAGCGGCATGGGCATCTCTATAGCTACTCCATCCACTCAGAAG CCGCTGGTGTTTGGTGCCATGATCCACAGAGACGAGGCGTTCGAGACCATCTACACGCAGTACATGAAGATCTTGACCACCTCCAAACCACCGGCCAGTGCCGAGAATTAG
- the gramd4a gene encoding GRAM domain-containing protein 4 isoform X3, producing MKLCYDLRAGVAVRHVKVKPRCAVLTMLKRLDKIRFRGPRTRDDFPDLGESPPPSDNECNDEVQPKPRAAPRDTEDAPRDPAGSGSPTMAAVVQDFQRSESERLSEVKGHLEIALLEKHFLQEELRKLREETNVDSLRQELERERSKRLDLEQKMNEVLRTRLEDSPPQPPRKQQSPSNNGTAEKQQKEVWSSRLQKWLHERFGVYIEDFRFQPEESTVETEEPLSAKRLTENMRRLKRGARPVTNFLRNLSALSNWHSVYTSAIAFIIYMNAAWHGWAIPMFLFLAILRLSLNYLIARGWRIQWSIVPEVSEPMDPPKEDLTVSEKFQLVLDVAQKAQNIFGKMADVLEKIKNLFMWVQPDSTRKLYICLWVAFITSCVLPYKLMGFMMGVYAGIKFFIIDFLFKSCPKLRDKYDTPYIVWNSLPTDPQLKERTNATVSRRVQPVVSRSSLATIPSGMSREDDAGRSHSTKKGPFHEIFNLPESERPLAVCENGWRCCLINRDRKMPTDYIRNGMLYVTENYLCFESSSSKSSASKKNKVIKLEDITDVQKYKVLSVLPGSGMGISIATPSTQKPLVFGAMIHRDEAFETIYTQYMKILTTSKPPASAEN from the exons GGTTGCCGTCCGCCATGTTAAGGTAAAGCCCAGGTGCGCGGTGTTGACCATGCTAAAGCGCCTGGACAAGATCCGCTTCCGAGGCCCCAGGACGAGAGACGACTTCCCGGATCTCGGCGAGTCGCCGCCGCCGTCCGACAACGAATGTAACGACGAGGTGCAGCCGAAGCCCCGGGCGGCCCCGCGAGACACCGAGGACGCCCCGCGGGACCCT gctGGTTCGGGGTCTCCCACGATGGCAGCCGTCGTTCAGGATTTCCAGAGGTCGGAGTCAGAGCGCCTCAGCGAAGTCAAAGGTCACTTGGAAATCGCCTTATTGGAAAAACATTTCCTAC aggAGGAGCTGAGAAAGTTACGAGAAGAGACCAATGTGGACTCCCTGCGGCAGGAGCTGGAAAGAGAGCGGAGTAAAAGGCTGGATCTGGAGCAGAAGATGAACGAGGTCCTCAGAACGAG ATTGGAGGACTCTCCACCACAGCCTCCCCGGAAACAGCAGTCACCCTCCAACAACGGCACAG CAGAGAAACAGCAGAAAGAGGTGTGGAGTTCACGGCTGCAGAAGTGGCTCCACGAGCGCTTCGGGGTTTACATCGAGGACTTCCGCTTCCAGCCAGAGGAGAGCACTGTGGAGACAGAGGAGCCGCTAAGTGCTAAACG GTTGACAGAAAACATGAGGCGTCTCA AACGAGGAGCCAGACCTGTCACTAACTTCTTAAGGAACCTCTCCGCCTTATCCAACTGGCACTCTGTCTACACCTCAGCTATTGCCTTCATT ATTTACATGAATGCTGCTTGGCACGGCTGGGCCATACCCATGTTCCTCTTCCTGGCCATCCTTCGCTTGTCTTTAAATTACCTCATTGccag AGGGTGGAGGATCCAGTGGAGCATTGTGCCTGAAGTTTCAGAACCGATG GACCCCCCAAAGGAAGACTTGACTGTATCTGAGAAGTTTCAGCTCGTGCTCGATGTTGCACAAAAGGCTCAG AACATTTTTGGTAAAATGGCAGATGTTCTGGAGAAGATAAAGAA TCTGTTTATGTGGGTGCAGCCTGACAGCACCCGGAAACTTTACATCTGCCTGTGGGTTGCTTTCATCACCTCCTGCGTCCTGCCGTACAAGCTGATGGGTTTCATGATGG GCGTGTACGCCGGCATCAAGTTCTTCATCATAGACTTCCTGTTTAAGAGCTGTCCCAAGCTTCGGGACAAGTATGACACGCCCTACATAGTGTGGAACAGCCTCCCCACGGACCCTCAGCTCAAAGAGAGGACCAACGCCACTGTGTCCCGGCGG GTTCAGCCCGTGGTTTCTCGGAGCAGCCTAGCCACCATCCCCAGCGGCATGAGCAGAGAGGACGACGCAGGCCGCTCTCACAGCACCAAGAAGGGACCCTTCCATGAGATCTTCAACCTGCCAGAATCAGAGCGCCCTCTGGCGG TGTGCGAGAACGGCTGGAGGTGCTGTCTGATAAACAGAGATCGGAAGATGCCCACGGACTACATCAGGAACGGAATGCTTTACGTCACAGAGAA TTATCTTTGCTTCGAGAGCTCCAGCTCCAAATCCAGCGCCTCCAAGAAGAATAAAGTGATTAAACTGGAGGACATCACAGACGTACAGAAG TACAAAGTGCTGTCGGTCCTGCCGGGAAGCGGCATGGGCATCTCTATAGCTACTCCATCCACTCAGAAG CCGCTGGTGTTTGGTGCCATGATCCACAGAGACGAGGCGTTCGAGACCATCTACACGCAGTACATGAAGATCTTGACCACCTCCAAACCACCGGCCAGTGCCGAGAATTAG
- the gramd4a gene encoding GRAM domain-containing protein 4 isoform X2: MKLCYDLRAGVAVRHVKVKPRCAVLTMLKRLDKIRFRGPRTRDDFPDLGESPPPSDNECNDEVQPKPRAAPRDTEDAPRDPAGSGSPTMAAVVQDFQRSESERLSEVKGHLEIALLEKHFLQEELRKLREETNVDSLRQELERERSKRLDLEQKMNEVLRTRLEDSPPQPPRKQQSPSNNGTEKQQKEVWSSRLQKWLHERFGVYIEDFRFQPEESTVETEEPLSAKRLTENMRRLKRGARPVTNFLRNLSALSNWHSVYTSAIAFIIYMNAAWHGWAIPMFLFLAILRLSLNYLIARGWRIQWSIVPEVSEPMDPPKEDLTVSEKFQLVLDVAQKAQNIFGKMADVLEKIKNLFMWVQPDSTRKLYICLWVAFITSCVLPYKLMGFMMGVYAGIKFFIIDFLFKSCPKLRDKYDTPYIVWNSLPTDPQLKERTNATVSRRLSCIEKVQPVVSRSSLATIPSGMSREDDAGRSHSTKKGPFHEIFNLPESERPLAVCENGWRCCLINRDRKMPTDYIRNGMLYVTENYLCFESSSSKSSASKKNKVIKLEDITDVQKYKVLSVLPGSGMGISIATPSTQKPLVFGAMIHRDEAFETIYTQYMKILTTSKPPASAEN; encoded by the exons GGTTGCCGTCCGCCATGTTAAGGTAAAGCCCAGGTGCGCGGTGTTGACCATGCTAAAGCGCCTGGACAAGATCCGCTTCCGAGGCCCCAGGACGAGAGACGACTTCCCGGATCTCGGCGAGTCGCCGCCGCCGTCCGACAACGAATGTAACGACGAGGTGCAGCCGAAGCCCCGGGCGGCCCCGCGAGACACCGAGGACGCCCCGCGGGACCCT gctGGTTCGGGGTCTCCCACGATGGCAGCCGTCGTTCAGGATTTCCAGAGGTCGGAGTCAGAGCGCCTCAGCGAAGTCAAAGGTCACTTGGAAATCGCCTTATTGGAAAAACATTTCCTAC aggAGGAGCTGAGAAAGTTACGAGAAGAGACCAATGTGGACTCCCTGCGGCAGGAGCTGGAAAGAGAGCGGAGTAAAAGGCTGGATCTGGAGCAGAAGATGAACGAGGTCCTCAGAACGAG ATTGGAGGACTCTCCACCACAGCCTCCCCGGAAACAGCAGTCACCCTCCAACAACGGCACAG AGAAACAGCAGAAAGAGGTGTGGAGTTCACGGCTGCAGAAGTGGCTCCACGAGCGCTTCGGGGTTTACATCGAGGACTTCCGCTTCCAGCCAGAGGAGAGCACTGTGGAGACAGAGGAGCCGCTAAGTGCTAAACG GTTGACAGAAAACATGAGGCGTCTCA AACGAGGAGCCAGACCTGTCACTAACTTCTTAAGGAACCTCTCCGCCTTATCCAACTGGCACTCTGTCTACACCTCAGCTATTGCCTTCATT ATTTACATGAATGCTGCTTGGCACGGCTGGGCCATACCCATGTTCCTCTTCCTGGCCATCCTTCGCTTGTCTTTAAATTACCTCATTGccag AGGGTGGAGGATCCAGTGGAGCATTGTGCCTGAAGTTTCAGAACCGATG GACCCCCCAAAGGAAGACTTGACTGTATCTGAGAAGTTTCAGCTCGTGCTCGATGTTGCACAAAAGGCTCAG AACATTTTTGGTAAAATGGCAGATGTTCTGGAGAAGATAAAGAA TCTGTTTATGTGGGTGCAGCCTGACAGCACCCGGAAACTTTACATCTGCCTGTGGGTTGCTTTCATCACCTCCTGCGTCCTGCCGTACAAGCTGATGGGTTTCATGATGG GCGTGTACGCCGGCATCAAGTTCTTCATCATAGACTTCCTGTTTAAGAGCTGTCCCAAGCTTCGGGACAAGTATGACACGCCCTACATAGTGTGGAACAGCCTCCCCACGGACCCTCAGCTCAAAGAGAGGACCAACGCCACTGTGTCCCGGCGG ctCTCCTGCATTGAGAAG GTTCAGCCCGTGGTTTCTCGGAGCAGCCTAGCCACCATCCCCAGCGGCATGAGCAGAGAGGACGACGCAGGCCGCTCTCACAGCACCAAGAAGGGACCCTTCCATGAGATCTTCAACCTGCCAGAATCAGAGCGCCCTCTGGCGG TGTGCGAGAACGGCTGGAGGTGCTGTCTGATAAACAGAGATCGGAAGATGCCCACGGACTACATCAGGAACGGAATGCTTTACGTCACAGAGAA TTATCTTTGCTTCGAGAGCTCCAGCTCCAAATCCAGCGCCTCCAAGAAGAATAAAGTGATTAAACTGGAGGACATCACAGACGTACAGAAG TACAAAGTGCTGTCGGTCCTGCCGGGAAGCGGCATGGGCATCTCTATAGCTACTCCATCCACTCAGAAG CCGCTGGTGTTTGGTGCCATGATCCACAGAGACGAGGCGTTCGAGACCATCTACACGCAGTACATGAAGATCTTGACCACCTCCAAACCACCGGCCAGTGCCGAGAATTAG
- the gramd4a gene encoding GRAM domain-containing protein 4 isoform X4 yields MKLCYDLRAGVAVRHVKVKPRCAVLTMLKRLDKIRFRGPRTRDDFPDLGESPPPSDNECNDEVQPKPRAAPRDTEDAPRDPAGSGSPTMAAVVQDFQRSESERLSEVKGHLEIALLEKHFLQEELRKLREETNVDSLRQELERERSKRLDLEQKMNEVLRTRLEDSPPQPPRKQQSPSNNGTEKQQKEVWSSRLQKWLHERFGVYIEDFRFQPEESTVETEEPLSAKRLTENMRRLKRGARPVTNFLRNLSALSNWHSVYTSAIAFIIYMNAAWHGWAIPMFLFLAILRLSLNYLIARGWRIQWSIVPEVSEPMDPPKEDLTVSEKFQLVLDVAQKAQNIFGKMADVLEKIKNLFMWVQPDSTRKLYICLWVAFITSCVLPYKLMGFMMGVYAGIKFFIIDFLFKSCPKLRDKYDTPYIVWNSLPTDPQLKERTNATVSRRVQPVVSRSSLATIPSGMSREDDAGRSHSTKKGPFHEIFNLPESERPLAVCENGWRCCLINRDRKMPTDYIRNGMLYVTENYLCFESSSSKSSASKKNKVIKLEDITDVQKYKVLSVLPGSGMGISIATPSTQKPLVFGAMIHRDEAFETIYTQYMKILTTSKPPASAEN; encoded by the exons GGTTGCCGTCCGCCATGTTAAGGTAAAGCCCAGGTGCGCGGTGTTGACCATGCTAAAGCGCCTGGACAAGATCCGCTTCCGAGGCCCCAGGACGAGAGACGACTTCCCGGATCTCGGCGAGTCGCCGCCGCCGTCCGACAACGAATGTAACGACGAGGTGCAGCCGAAGCCCCGGGCGGCCCCGCGAGACACCGAGGACGCCCCGCGGGACCCT gctGGTTCGGGGTCTCCCACGATGGCAGCCGTCGTTCAGGATTTCCAGAGGTCGGAGTCAGAGCGCCTCAGCGAAGTCAAAGGTCACTTGGAAATCGCCTTATTGGAAAAACATTTCCTAC aggAGGAGCTGAGAAAGTTACGAGAAGAGACCAATGTGGACTCCCTGCGGCAGGAGCTGGAAAGAGAGCGGAGTAAAAGGCTGGATCTGGAGCAGAAGATGAACGAGGTCCTCAGAACGAG ATTGGAGGACTCTCCACCACAGCCTCCCCGGAAACAGCAGTCACCCTCCAACAACGGCACAG AGAAACAGCAGAAAGAGGTGTGGAGTTCACGGCTGCAGAAGTGGCTCCACGAGCGCTTCGGGGTTTACATCGAGGACTTCCGCTTCCAGCCAGAGGAGAGCACTGTGGAGACAGAGGAGCCGCTAAGTGCTAAACG GTTGACAGAAAACATGAGGCGTCTCA AACGAGGAGCCAGACCTGTCACTAACTTCTTAAGGAACCTCTCCGCCTTATCCAACTGGCACTCTGTCTACACCTCAGCTATTGCCTTCATT ATTTACATGAATGCTGCTTGGCACGGCTGGGCCATACCCATGTTCCTCTTCCTGGCCATCCTTCGCTTGTCTTTAAATTACCTCATTGccag AGGGTGGAGGATCCAGTGGAGCATTGTGCCTGAAGTTTCAGAACCGATG GACCCCCCAAAGGAAGACTTGACTGTATCTGAGAAGTTTCAGCTCGTGCTCGATGTTGCACAAAAGGCTCAG AACATTTTTGGTAAAATGGCAGATGTTCTGGAGAAGATAAAGAA TCTGTTTATGTGGGTGCAGCCTGACAGCACCCGGAAACTTTACATCTGCCTGTGGGTTGCTTTCATCACCTCCTGCGTCCTGCCGTACAAGCTGATGGGTTTCATGATGG GCGTGTACGCCGGCATCAAGTTCTTCATCATAGACTTCCTGTTTAAGAGCTGTCCCAAGCTTCGGGACAAGTATGACACGCCCTACATAGTGTGGAACAGCCTCCCCACGGACCCTCAGCTCAAAGAGAGGACCAACGCCACTGTGTCCCGGCGG GTTCAGCCCGTGGTTTCTCGGAGCAGCCTAGCCACCATCCCCAGCGGCATGAGCAGAGAGGACGACGCAGGCCGCTCTCACAGCACCAAGAAGGGACCCTTCCATGAGATCTTCAACCTGCCAGAATCAGAGCGCCCTCTGGCGG TGTGCGAGAACGGCTGGAGGTGCTGTCTGATAAACAGAGATCGGAAGATGCCCACGGACTACATCAGGAACGGAATGCTTTACGTCACAGAGAA TTATCTTTGCTTCGAGAGCTCCAGCTCCAAATCCAGCGCCTCCAAGAAGAATAAAGTGATTAAACTGGAGGACATCACAGACGTACAGAAG TACAAAGTGCTGTCGGTCCTGCCGGGAAGCGGCATGGGCATCTCTATAGCTACTCCATCCACTCAGAAG CCGCTGGTGTTTGGTGCCATGATCCACAGAGACGAGGCGTTCGAGACCATCTACACGCAGTACATGAAGATCTTGACCACCTCCAAACCACCGGCCAGTGCCGAGAATTAG
- the gramd4a gene encoding GRAM domain-containing protein 4 isoform X5 produces the protein MAAVVQDFQRSESERLSEVKGHLEIALLEKHFLQEELRKLREETNVDSLRQELERERSKRLDLEQKMNEVLRTRLEDSPPQPPRKQQSPSNNGTAEKQQKEVWSSRLQKWLHERFGVYIEDFRFQPEESTVETEEPLSAKRLTENMRRLKRGARPVTNFLRNLSALSNWHSVYTSAIAFIIYMNAAWHGWAIPMFLFLAILRLSLNYLIARGWRIQWSIVPEVSEPMDPPKEDLTVSEKFQLVLDVAQKAQNIFGKMADVLEKIKNLFMWVQPDSTRKLYICLWVAFITSCVLPYKLMGFMMGVYAGIKFFIIDFLFKSCPKLRDKYDTPYIVWNSLPTDPQLKERTNATVSRRLSCIEKVQPVVSRSSLATIPSGMSREDDAGRSHSTKKGPFHEIFNLPESERPLAVCENGWRCCLINRDRKMPTDYIRNGMLYVTENYLCFESSSSKSSASKKNKVIKLEDITDVQKYKVLSVLPGSGMGISIATPSTQKPLVFGAMIHRDEAFETIYTQYMKILTTSKPPASAEN, from the exons ATGGCAGCCGTCGTTCAGGATTTCCAGAGGTCGGAGTCAGAGCGCCTCAGCGAAGTCAAAGGTCACTTGGAAATCGCCTTATTGGAAAAACATTTCCTAC aggAGGAGCTGAGAAAGTTACGAGAAGAGACCAATGTGGACTCCCTGCGGCAGGAGCTGGAAAGAGAGCGGAGTAAAAGGCTGGATCTGGAGCAGAAGATGAACGAGGTCCTCAGAACGAG ATTGGAGGACTCTCCACCACAGCCTCCCCGGAAACAGCAGTCACCCTCCAACAACGGCACAG CAGAGAAACAGCAGAAAGAGGTGTGGAGTTCACGGCTGCAGAAGTGGCTCCACGAGCGCTTCGGGGTTTACATCGAGGACTTCCGCTTCCAGCCAGAGGAGAGCACTGTGGAGACAGAGGAGCCGCTAAGTGCTAAACG GTTGACAGAAAACATGAGGCGTCTCA AACGAGGAGCCAGACCTGTCACTAACTTCTTAAGGAACCTCTCCGCCTTATCCAACTGGCACTCTGTCTACACCTCAGCTATTGCCTTCATT ATTTACATGAATGCTGCTTGGCACGGCTGGGCCATACCCATGTTCCTCTTCCTGGCCATCCTTCGCTTGTCTTTAAATTACCTCATTGccag AGGGTGGAGGATCCAGTGGAGCATTGTGCCTGAAGTTTCAGAACCGATG GACCCCCCAAAGGAAGACTTGACTGTATCTGAGAAGTTTCAGCTCGTGCTCGATGTTGCACAAAAGGCTCAG AACATTTTTGGTAAAATGGCAGATGTTCTGGAGAAGATAAAGAA TCTGTTTATGTGGGTGCAGCCTGACAGCACCCGGAAACTTTACATCTGCCTGTGGGTTGCTTTCATCACCTCCTGCGTCCTGCCGTACAAGCTGATGGGTTTCATGATGG GCGTGTACGCCGGCATCAAGTTCTTCATCATAGACTTCCTGTTTAAGAGCTGTCCCAAGCTTCGGGACAAGTATGACACGCCCTACATAGTGTGGAACAGCCTCCCCACGGACCCTCAGCTCAAAGAGAGGACCAACGCCACTGTGTCCCGGCGG ctCTCCTGCATTGAGAAG GTTCAGCCCGTGGTTTCTCGGAGCAGCCTAGCCACCATCCCCAGCGGCATGAGCAGAGAGGACGACGCAGGCCGCTCTCACAGCACCAAGAAGGGACCCTTCCATGAGATCTTCAACCTGCCAGAATCAGAGCGCCCTCTGGCGG TGTGCGAGAACGGCTGGAGGTGCTGTCTGATAAACAGAGATCGGAAGATGCCCACGGACTACATCAGGAACGGAATGCTTTACGTCACAGAGAA TTATCTTTGCTTCGAGAGCTCCAGCTCCAAATCCAGCGCCTCCAAGAAGAATAAAGTGATTAAACTGGAGGACATCACAGACGTACAGAAG TACAAAGTGCTGTCGGTCCTGCCGGGAAGCGGCATGGGCATCTCTATAGCTACTCCATCCACTCAGAAG CCGCTGGTGTTTGGTGCCATGATCCACAGAGACGAGGCGTTCGAGACCATCTACACGCAGTACATGAAGATCTTGACCACCTCCAAACCACCGGCCAGTGCCGAGAATTAG
- the gramd4a gene encoding GRAM domain-containing protein 4 isoform X6 produces the protein MCKLEDCTFDSFELLYSGAVDRIKSHKSNLNLKEELRKLREETNVDSLRQELERERSKRLDLEQKMNEVLRTRLEDSPPQPPRKQQSPSNNGTAEKQQKEVWSSRLQKWLHERFGVYIEDFRFQPEESTVETEEPLSAKRLTENMRRLKRGARPVTNFLRNLSALSNWHSVYTSAIAFIIYMNAAWHGWAIPMFLFLAILRLSLNYLIARGWRIQWSIVPEVSEPMDPPKEDLTVSEKFQLVLDVAQKAQNIFGKMADVLEKIKNLFMWVQPDSTRKLYICLWVAFITSCVLPYKLMGFMMGVYAGIKFFIIDFLFKSCPKLRDKYDTPYIVWNSLPTDPQLKERTNATVSRRLSCIEKVQPVVSRSSLATIPSGMSREDDAGRSHSTKKGPFHEIFNLPESERPLAVCENGWRCCLINRDRKMPTDYIRNGMLYVTENYLCFESSSSKSSASKKNKVIKLEDITDVQKYKVLSVLPGSGMGISIATPSTQKPLVFGAMIHRDEAFETIYTQYMKILTTSKPPASAEN, from the exons ATGTGCAAGTTGGAGGACTGCACCTTTGACAGCTTTGAGCTGCTCTACAGTGGAGCTGTGGACAGGATCAAAAGCCATAAAAGTAACCTCAACCTCA aggAGGAGCTGAGAAAGTTACGAGAAGAGACCAATGTGGACTCCCTGCGGCAGGAGCTGGAAAGAGAGCGGAGTAAAAGGCTGGATCTGGAGCAGAAGATGAACGAGGTCCTCAGAACGAG ATTGGAGGACTCTCCACCACAGCCTCCCCGGAAACAGCAGTCACCCTCCAACAACGGCACAG CAGAGAAACAGCAGAAAGAGGTGTGGAGTTCACGGCTGCAGAAGTGGCTCCACGAGCGCTTCGGGGTTTACATCGAGGACTTCCGCTTCCAGCCAGAGGAGAGCACTGTGGAGACAGAGGAGCCGCTAAGTGCTAAACG GTTGACAGAAAACATGAGGCGTCTCA AACGAGGAGCCAGACCTGTCACTAACTTCTTAAGGAACCTCTCCGCCTTATCCAACTGGCACTCTGTCTACACCTCAGCTATTGCCTTCATT ATTTACATGAATGCTGCTTGGCACGGCTGGGCCATACCCATGTTCCTCTTCCTGGCCATCCTTCGCTTGTCTTTAAATTACCTCATTGccag AGGGTGGAGGATCCAGTGGAGCATTGTGCCTGAAGTTTCAGAACCGATG GACCCCCCAAAGGAAGACTTGACTGTATCTGAGAAGTTTCAGCTCGTGCTCGATGTTGCACAAAAGGCTCAG AACATTTTTGGTAAAATGGCAGATGTTCTGGAGAAGATAAAGAA TCTGTTTATGTGGGTGCAGCCTGACAGCACCCGGAAACTTTACATCTGCCTGTGGGTTGCTTTCATCACCTCCTGCGTCCTGCCGTACAAGCTGATGGGTTTCATGATGG GCGTGTACGCCGGCATCAAGTTCTTCATCATAGACTTCCTGTTTAAGAGCTGTCCCAAGCTTCGGGACAAGTATGACACGCCCTACATAGTGTGGAACAGCCTCCCCACGGACCCTCAGCTCAAAGAGAGGACCAACGCCACTGTGTCCCGGCGG ctCTCCTGCATTGAGAAG GTTCAGCCCGTGGTTTCTCGGAGCAGCCTAGCCACCATCCCCAGCGGCATGAGCAGAGAGGACGACGCAGGCCGCTCTCACAGCACCAAGAAGGGACCCTTCCATGAGATCTTCAACCTGCCAGAATCAGAGCGCCCTCTGGCGG TGTGCGAGAACGGCTGGAGGTGCTGTCTGATAAACAGAGATCGGAAGATGCCCACGGACTACATCAGGAACGGAATGCTTTACGTCACAGAGAA TTATCTTTGCTTCGAGAGCTCCAGCTCCAAATCCAGCGCCTCCAAGAAGAATAAAGTGATTAAACTGGAGGACATCACAGACGTACAGAAG TACAAAGTGCTGTCGGTCCTGCCGGGAAGCGGCATGGGCATCTCTATAGCTACTCCATCCACTCAGAAG CCGCTGGTGTTTGGTGCCATGATCCACAGAGACGAGGCGTTCGAGACCATCTACACGCAGTACATGAAGATCTTGACCACCTCCAAACCACCGGCCAGTGCCGAGAATTAG